A stretch of the Streptomyces sp. WMMB303 genome encodes the following:
- a CDS encoding sugar ABC transporter permease: MRKVRSWAARHWYAWTMVAPVVLVIGLIIGYPLGRGVYLSLTDADEANVERTIGVNHIPATYEFTGLDNYRAILSDSVFWDRLGWTALWTTGCVGVTFTLGLTLAVMLNRRVRGRSFYRVAMIVPWGIPAFVSVFAWKMLFNEKHGLLNKVLSGGGIDGVPWLGDPVWAKVSVIAVNVWLGVPFMIVAMLGALQAIPGELYEAAEMDGAGPWQRFRNITLPGVRSVSSTVVLLSTIWTFNMFPVIFLLTRGGPEDSTEILVTYAFRLSFVNSPRDFATSAAWGVLILLLLSLFTVVYRRALRRQGEAW, encoded by the coding sequence ATGAGGAAGGTCAGAAGCTGGGCGGCGCGGCACTGGTACGCCTGGACGATGGTGGCCCCGGTGGTCCTGGTGATCGGGCTGATCATCGGGTACCCCCTCGGCCGCGGCGTCTACCTGTCGCTCACCGACGCCGACGAGGCGAACGTCGAGCGCACCATCGGCGTCAACCACATCCCGGCCACCTATGAGTTCACGGGGCTGGACAACTACCGGGCGATCCTCTCGGACAGTGTCTTCTGGGACCGTCTGGGCTGGACGGCGCTGTGGACCACGGGTTGCGTCGGTGTCACGTTCACACTCGGGCTGACGCTGGCGGTCATGCTCAACCGCCGGGTGCGCGGGCGCTCCTTCTACCGGGTCGCGATGATCGTGCCGTGGGGCATTCCGGCGTTCGTCTCGGTGTTCGCCTGGAAGATGCTGTTCAACGAGAAGCACGGGCTGCTCAACAAGGTCCTCTCCGGCGGCGGCATCGACGGCGTTCCGTGGCTGGGCGACCCGGTGTGGGCCAAGGTGTCGGTCATCGCGGTGAACGTGTGGCTGGGCGTACCGTTCATGATCGTCGCGATGCTGGGTGCGCTGCAGGCGATACCCGGCGAGCTGTACGAGGCGGCCGAGATGGACGGCGCCGGTCCCTGGCAGCGGTTCCGCAACATCACGCTGCCGGGGGTGCGCTCGGTCAGCAGCACGGTGGTCCTGCTCAGCACCATCTGGACGTTCAACATGTTCCCGGTGATCTTCCTGCTCACCCGGGGCGGGCCCGAGGACTCGACGGAGATCCTGGTGACCTACGCCTTCCGGCTCTCGTTCGTCAACAGCCCGCGGGACTTCGCCACGTCGGCGGCCTGGGGCGTGCTCATCCTGCTGCTGCTGTCCCTGTTCACGGTCGTCTACCGGCGGGCGCTGCGCCGCCAGGGAGAGGCGTGGTGA